One genomic region from Thermomicrobium sp. 4228-Ro encodes:
- a CDS encoding DEAD/DEAH box helicase produces MSSVFALHRSVLQDYQDFIRAFVIARDPRIQAEIHRLLLDEQHLWPEPLVQLSPAYRRDATVDDLAAEGVLHPTTAQVFRRPDGQPIRLYTHQVQAIRAVQRARSVVVTSGTGSGKSFCYFVPIVDLAARCPDEPGPFALVVYPMNALVNSQFHALTELARRYQERTGRPFPLRFARYTGETPNEEREAIRRDPPHLLLTNYVMAELLLDRPEDAPLVAPRPDARLPFFLVFDELHTYRGRQGADVALLVRRLRARLERPQVVHVGTSATLVAHRDATAAERRQVVADFASRFFGHPIAPDDVIEETLEPVTQGDLPTPAELAAALAGALPTDAEALRAHPLARWLERALGVEPQPDGSLRRRTPRPLSTVARELADLTGQPHDRCEVRLQELLETASSVRRADGQPLFAFKLHQFISQSHALYATLEPAAERRFATELRASGEQLRLPLAFCRACGQEYYRVLVREDRLEPYPPGLPLDDAEALPGYLMLAEAVPDWSEERLPDDWRDARGRLRSTWRNRVPRAVWVFPNGQLAGGEAEGALPAWLQTERFWLCLSCGTWYEARESEYQRLTYLASEGRSSATTVLAVSLLRHARALGGRDKLLTFTDSRQDASLQAGHFNDFVHVAVLRSALYSALRERSPLAFDTVADAVVRHMGLTLADYARERQLSEASPIAREVRDCFRDLTEYRLYEDLKRGWRVALPNLEDVGLLRIDYLGLPELAADEDSWRDVPVFSALDPARREWLLRAVLDHFRRELAVDAPFLVDEERQRRLRQRAEAHLDEFWGIDPSAGSLRRAPAFVWPAPSEGDEDPRSLAQRTAIGRFLTRALGLDGETYAVVVPSLLERLAAYGLVTREERSDGSLAVRLRHTALLWCRGDGTPVVDLVRERAQLSEDERRANAFFQRFYQEAARELAALEAREHTAQVVAPGERIRRERRFRWTEEDQRDPSLGRRLPYLVCSPTMELGIDIADLDLVHLRNVPPTPANYAQRSGRAGRQGQPGLILTFCGALHGHDQYFFRHREEMVAGAVRAPRLDLANETLLRTHILAEWLYETGIALHDSVESVLDIEREPEYPLRDTVREQLQLAPAKRQELRRRLERVLTPLDRQELARTGWFSDRWLEQLIDSAPERFDRAFDRWRELFRAATEQLDAAQKLLRTARDRTAQDEANRRQNEAVRQRNLLLQLGVEREESDFYPYRYLATEEFLPGYNFPSLPVRAWVPRREGEFIARPRHLAVTEFAPGTIVYHEGAKWQFARFFIPIGAGSLEQRVVMRKLCRRCAAWTEQHADRCPNCGVELAGANAEIVKFLEMPNVHLERRERITCNEEERQLRGYARQVAFRFAPAESGVRWLAADVRTPEGQPLLALRYAPAATLLTLNRGWRASQSPDFLVDLATGEVVSNEEQRSRARRSRTTQARELARLALAVQETRNLLLVQLLDPEVRDDPVRRTTLSVALHRGLGKVFQLEETEISVTEVGSGEHLALLFLEEAEGGLGVLRRLVEEPEALAQVAQEALRLCHFAPDTERPDCDGACSECLLTYSSARLVRYLDRFAVRPVLEALAASRVEPRVGDRSRDEQFAWLSQRCESSLEREVLEYLFDHGLRLPDDAQKVIEEPRCRSDFFYAPNVLVFVDGPPHDRPDQQRLDERTRRNLIARGYRVIVLRYDERLAEQVAAYPEVFGASGSSDTVR; encoded by the coding sequence ATGTCGTCCGTCTTCGCGCTGCACCGCAGCGTCCTCCAGGACTACCAGGACTTCATCCGCGCCTTCGTCATCGCCCGCGACCCGCGTATCCAGGCCGAGATCCACCGCCTCCTCCTCGACGAGCAGCACCTCTGGCCGGAACCGCTCGTCCAGCTCTCCCCCGCCTACCGCCGCGACGCGACCGTCGACGACCTCGCTGCCGAGGGCGTGCTCCACCCGACGACCGCCCAGGTCTTCCGGCGACCCGACGGCCAGCCGATCCGCCTCTACACCCACCAGGTGCAGGCGATCCGCGCCGTCCAGCGAGCCCGCAGCGTGGTGGTCACCTCCGGCACCGGTTCCGGGAAGAGCTTCTGCTACTTCGTCCCGATCGTCGACCTCGCCGCCCGCTGCCCTGACGAGCCTGGGCCCTTCGCCCTCGTCGTCTACCCGATGAACGCGCTCGTCAACTCGCAGTTCCACGCCCTCACCGAACTCGCGCGCCGCTACCAGGAACGGACCGGCCGACCCTTCCCCCTCCGCTTCGCGCGTTACACCGGCGAGACACCGAACGAAGAGCGCGAGGCGATCCGTCGCGACCCACCGCACCTCCTCCTCACCAACTACGTGATGGCCGAACTCCTGCTCGACCGGCCCGAGGACGCACCGCTCGTCGCCCCACGACCGGACGCCCGCCTCCCCTTCTTCCTCGTCTTCGACGAGCTCCACACCTACCGCGGCCGCCAGGGCGCCGATGTCGCGCTCCTCGTCCGCCGCCTGCGCGCCCGCTTGGAGCGCCCCCAGGTCGTCCATGTCGGCACCAGTGCGACGCTGGTCGCCCACCGCGACGCGACCGCAGCCGAACGGCGCCAGGTCGTGGCCGATTTCGCCTCCCGCTTCTTCGGCCACCCGATCGCGCCCGATGACGTGATCGAAGAGACGCTGGAGCCTGTGACGCAGGGCGACCTCCCCACCCCCGCCGAGCTGGCGGCAGCCCTCGCCGGAGCGCTCCCGACCGACGCCGAGGCGCTCCGCGCCCACCCGCTGGCCCGCTGGCTGGAGCGCGCGCTCGGGGTCGAGCCGCAGCCGGACGGCTCGCTGCGCCGCCGCACGCCCCGCCCGCTGAGCACCGTCGCCCGCGAGCTCGCCGACCTCACCGGTCAACCGCACGACCGCTGCGAGGTCCGCCTGCAGGAGCTCCTCGAGACGGCGAGCAGCGTCCGTCGCGCCGACGGTCAGCCGCTCTTCGCCTTCAAGCTCCACCAGTTCATCTCGCAGAGCCACGCGCTCTACGCCACGCTCGAGCCCGCCGCCGAGCGCCGCTTCGCGACCGAACTGCGGGCCAGCGGCGAGCAGCTACGCCTGCCGCTCGCCTTCTGTCGCGCCTGCGGGCAGGAGTACTACCGCGTCCTCGTCCGGGAGGATCGGCTGGAGCCCTACCCTCCCGGTCTCCCGCTCGACGATGCCGAGGCCCTCCCGGGATACCTCATGCTCGCGGAAGCCGTTCCGGACTGGTCGGAGGAGCGTCTTCCCGACGACTGGCGCGATGCACGCGGCCGGCTGCGCTCCACCTGGCGGAACCGCGTGCCGCGGGCCGTGTGGGTCTTCCCCAACGGGCAGCTCGCGGGAGGTGAGGCCGAGGGCGCGCTGCCCGCCTGGCTGCAGACCGAACGGTTCTGGCTGTGCCTCTCATGTGGCACCTGGTACGAAGCACGCGAGAGCGAGTACCAGCGGCTGACCTACCTGGCCAGCGAGGGGCGCAGCTCGGCGACGACGGTGCTGGCAGTCTCGCTCCTGCGCCACGCCCGCGCGCTGGGCGGTCGCGACAAGCTGCTGACCTTCACCGATAGCCGCCAGGACGCCTCGCTCCAGGCCGGGCATTTCAACGATTTCGTCCACGTAGCGGTGCTGCGCTCGGCACTCTACAGCGCGCTCCGCGAACGCTCGCCCCTCGCCTTCGACACGGTCGCCGATGCGGTGGTCCGCCACATGGGGCTCACCCTCGCCGACTACGCGCGCGAGCGCCAGCTCAGCGAGGCTTCGCCGATCGCGCGCGAGGTGCGGGACTGTTTCCGCGACCTGACCGAGTACCGGCTCTACGAGGACCTCAAGCGCGGCTGGCGCGTCGCGCTGCCCAACCTGGAGGACGTCGGCCTGCTCCGCATCGACTACCTGGGACTGCCCGAACTCGCCGCCGACGAGGATTCCTGGCGTGACGTTCCCGTCTTCTCAGCGCTCGACCCGGCCCGCCGCGAGTGGCTCCTGCGTGCCGTGCTCGACCACTTCCGCCGGGAGCTGGCGGTCGATGCACCGTTCCTGGTCGACGAGGAGCGCCAGCGCCGCTTGCGCCAGCGAGCCGAAGCGCATCTCGACGAGTTCTGGGGCATCGATCCCAGCGCGGGCAGCCTCCGCCGCGCTCCAGCGTTCGTCTGGCCAGCACCGAGCGAGGGCGACGAGGACCCCCGCAGCCTCGCGCAACGCACTGCCATCGGGCGCTTCCTGACCCGAGCGCTCGGACTGGACGGCGAGACCTACGCGGTCGTGGTCCCGTCACTGCTCGAGCGGTTGGCCGCCTACGGACTCGTCACGCGGGAGGAGCGCAGCGACGGCTCGCTCGCCGTGCGCCTCCGGCACACGGCGCTCCTCTGGTGCCGCGGCGACGGTACGCCGGTCGTCGACCTGGTGCGCGAGCGGGCGCAGTTGAGCGAGGACGAGCGCCGGGCCAACGCCTTCTTCCAGCGCTTCTACCAGGAAGCGGCGCGCGAACTCGCCGCCCTGGAAGCACGCGAGCACACGGCCCAGGTGGTCGCACCCGGCGAACGGATCCGCCGCGAGCGGCGCTTCCGTTGGACGGAGGAGGACCAGCGCGACCCCTCGCTCGGCCGCCGACTCCCCTACCTCGTCTGCTCGCCGACGATGGAGCTGGGAATCGATATCGCCGACCTCGACCTGGTTCACCTGCGCAACGTCCCGCCGACGCCCGCCAACTACGCCCAGCGGAGCGGCCGGGCCGGTCGGCAGGGCCAGCCAGGGCTCATCCTCACCTTCTGCGGTGCGCTCCACGGGCACGACCAGTACTTCTTCCGCCACCGCGAGGAGATGGTCGCCGGCGCTGTCCGCGCCCCCCGCCTGGACCTGGCGAACGAGACGTTGCTCCGCACCCACATCCTCGCCGAGTGGCTCTACGAGACCGGCATCGCCCTGCACGATTCGGTCGAGTCGGTGCTCGACATCGAGCGCGAGCCCGAGTACCCGCTGCGGGACACGGTCCGCGAGCAGCTCCAGCTGGCGCCCGCCAAGCGGCAGGAGCTGCGGCGGCGTCTCGAACGCGTCCTCACACCGCTCGACCGACAGGAGCTGGCCCGGACCGGCTGGTTCTCCGACCGCTGGCTCGAGCAGCTCATCGACTCGGCGCCCGAGCGGTTCGACCGGGCGTTCGACCGCTGGCGCGAGCTCTTCCGGGCCGCGACCGAGCAGCTCGATGCGGCACAGAAGCTTCTCCGCACCGCCCGTGACCGGACCGCACAGGACGAAGCGAACCGTCGGCAGAACGAGGCGGTGCGGCAACGGAACCTTCTCCTCCAGCTCGGTGTCGAGCGCGAAGAGAGCGACTTCTACCCCTACCGATACCTGGCGACCGAGGAGTTCCTGCCCGGCTACAACTTCCCGTCGCTCCCGGTCCGCGCCTGGGTACCGCGGCGCGAGGGCGAGTTCATCGCCCGTCCACGCCACCTCGCGGTCACCGAGTTCGCTCCCGGCACGATCGTCTACCACGAAGGGGCGAAATGGCAGTTCGCACGGTTCTTCATCCCGATCGGAGCCGGGTCGCTCGAGCAACGGGTGGTGATGCGCAAGCTCTGCCGCCGCTGCGCCGCCTGGACCGAGCAGCACGCGGACCGCTGCCCCAACTGCGGGGTGGAACTGGCCGGAGCGAACGCTGAGATCGTCAAGTTCCTCGAGATGCCGAACGTGCACCTCGAGCGGCGCGAGCGGATTACCTGCAACGAAGAAGAGCGCCAGCTGCGTGGCTATGCCCGCCAGGTGGCTTTCCGCTTCGCGCCGGCCGAGAGCGGTGTCCGCTGGCTCGCTGCCGACGTGCGGACGCCAGAAGGCCAGCCGCTCCTGGCACTCCGCTACGCACCAGCTGCGACGCTCCTCACCCTGAACCGTGGCTGGCGAGCCAGCCAGTCGCCCGATTTCCTCGTCGACCTCGCGACCGGCGAGGTGGTGAGCAACGAGGAGCAGCGAAGCCGTGCACGACGCTCCCGCACGACACAGGCGCGCGAACTCGCCCGGCTCGCGCTCGCCGTGCAGGAGACACGGAACCTCCTGCTCGTCCAGCTGCTCGACCCGGAAGTCCGCGACGATCCGGTCCGTCGCACGACGCTCAGCGTGGCGCTCCACCGCGGGCTCGGGAAGGTGTTCCAGCTCGAGGAGACCGAGATCAGTGTCACGGAAGTCGGAAGCGGTGAGCACCTCGCGCTCCTGTTCCTCGAGGAAGCTGAGGGCGGGCTCGGCGTGCTGCGCCGGCTGGTCGAGGAACCGGAGGCGCTGGCGCAAGTCGCGCAGGAAGCGCTCCGCTTGTGCCACTTCGCGCCCGATACCGAGCGGCCGGACTGTGACGGTGCCTGCTCGGAGTGCTTGCTCACCTACAGCTCGGCGCGCCTGGTGCGGTACCTCGACCGTTTCGCGGTCCGACCGGTGCTCGAGGCGCTCGCTGCCAGCCGCGTCGAGCCGCGGGTGGGAGACCGCTCGCGCGACGAGCAGTTCGCCTGGCTCTCCCAGCGTTGCGAGTCGTCGCTCGAACGGGAGGTGCTGGAATACCTCTTCGACCACGGCCTGCGACTGCCCGACGACGCGCAAAAGGTGATCGAGGAACCGCGTTGCCGCTCCGACTTCTTCTATGCCCCGAACGTCCTCGTCTTCGTCGACGGGCCGCCCCACGACCGGCCTGACCAGCAGCGGCTCGACGAGCGGACGCGCCGCAACCTGATCGCGCGGGGCTACCGGGTGATCGTGCTGCGCTACGACGAGCGGCTGGCCGAGCAGGTCGCGGCCTATCCCGAGGTGTTCGGTGCGAGCGGCTCGTCCGACACTGTTCGGTAG
- a CDS encoding DUF433 domain-containing protein, translating to MTEAGESRWHERITIDEAVLAGKPVIRGTRIAVEQVLDLLAAGWTIEQLLDEFPVLTEADIRACLSYAAEVLRSERGYPVPR from the coding sequence ATGACCGAAGCAGGCGAAAGCCGGTGGCACGAGCGGATCACGATCGACGAAGCCGTCCTCGCGGGAAAGCCGGTCATCCGCGGCACCCGGATCGCGGTCGAGCAGGTGCTCGACCTGCTGGCAGCGGGCTGGACGATCGAGCAGCTCCTCGACGAGTTTCCTGTCCTCACCGAAGCCGATATCCGAGCCTGCTTGTCCTATGCTGCCGAAGTCCTGCGCAGCGAGCGGGGCTACCCGGTACCTCGATGA
- a CDS encoding beta-N-acetylhexosaminidase, with the protein MAPGFPDRARDRLGNTVELREEAWYQIVTERGRRSLTVDAVLAVVQDPLVITQDKLHPTRRCFYQMASALSFRTAAYLKVVVDYSSNPAVIVTAYLTDRVHPKETALWP; encoded by the coding sequence ATGGCTCCAGGTTTTCCCGACAGGGCGCGTGACCGGCTCGGCAACACGGTCGAGTTGCGCGAGGAAGCGTGGTACCAGATCGTCACGGAGCGCGGCCGGAGGTCGCTCACCGTCGATGCGGTTCTCGCTGTTGTCCAGGACCCACTCGTGATCACCCAGGACAAGCTGCATCCGACCAGACGCTGCTTCTACCAGATGGCGAGTGCACTCTCGTTTCGAACCGCGGCCTATCTGAAAGTGGTGGTGGACTATTCCAGCAACCCGGCGGTGATCGTGACCGCCTACCTGACCGATCGGGTTCATCCCAAGGAGACAGCGCTATGGCCCTGA
- a CDS encoding MBL fold metallo-hydrolase, which yields MSKSRFIALPVGQGDAFYLETDAGSVLVDGGRSAQQLPDLFCRYVRRTYVDILIVTHNDSDHVNGILGFLESKFEAGEIWLPGRFVQVLPHLVQESAESIVLSLLEQASLTSPEYLQQLASEETDGFTLLERYGAIVAQRNPDELLENSESIVAEDSGWPPELLDWITERSDLPEFVEPSVYTLLLRELFSTFWYHQLLPVHRLLAYTALRAAERIRRIALAAFDRGIPIRWFQYDPKNPSGGEPWLQPVSAREISRFRPVKKQHLFEFLALTQANRESLVFWVPPDGQHGGVLFTGDSRLDCVTVPAVKSAIATAPHHGSKANEVVYEKLFPAWWVRSDGRFRSRPCQAYRSAPTAKACTVCRAVRFPKQPVIFQGSNGAWLLGRSVRRCSC from the coding sequence ATGAGCAAGTCGCGCTTCATCGCGCTTCCGGTTGGGCAGGGCGATGCCTTCTACCTGGAAACGGACGCTGGTTCGGTACTCGTCGATGGAGGACGAAGCGCACAGCAACTGCCTGATCTCTTCTGTCGCTATGTCAGGCGAACCTACGTCGACATCTTGATCGTCACCCACAACGATAGCGATCACGTCAACGGTATTCTCGGTTTCCTCGAGAGTAAATTCGAGGCCGGCGAAATCTGGCTGCCAGGCCGATTCGTTCAGGTGTTACCTCACCTCGTGCAAGAGTCCGCGGAGAGCATCGTCCTGAGTTTGCTCGAACAGGCCTCGCTGACATCACCTGAATACCTCCAGCAACTTGCCTCGGAGGAGACGGATGGTTTCACACTCCTCGAGCGATATGGCGCCATCGTTGCCCAGCGCAACCCCGATGAGTTACTCGAAAACAGCGAATCCATCGTAGCTGAAGACTCCGGTTGGCCGCCCGAGCTCCTGGATTGGATAACTGAACGCTCTGACCTACCGGAGTTTGTCGAACCATCCGTGTACACGTTACTCCTCAGAGAACTCTTTTCCACCTTCTGGTACCACCAACTTTTGCCGGTGCACCGGTTACTGGCGTACACAGCGCTGCGGGCCGCAGAGCGTATCCGCCGCATCGCCCTCGCGGCCTTCGATCGCGGTATACCGATTCGCTGGTTCCAGTACGATCCGAAGAACCCGTCGGGTGGAGAACCGTGGCTGCAACCTGTCTCAGCACGCGAGATCAGCCGGTTCCGGCCGGTGAAAAAGCAGCACCTGTTTGAGTTTTTAGCATTGACGCAGGCGAATCGAGAGTCACTCGTCTTCTGGGTACCGCCAGACGGTCAACACGGCGGTGTTCTGTTCACCGGCGACTCCAGGCTCGATTGCGTGACCGTCCCAGCTGTGAAGTCCGCGATCGCCACAGCACCGCATCACGGCTCGAAAGCGAACGAAGTCGTCTACGAGAAACTTTTTCCTGCCTGGTGGGTACGGAGCGACGGGCGCTTTCGTTCACGACCGTGCCAGGCATACCGCTCCGCACCAACCGCCAAGGCTTGTACGGTCTGCCGCGCAGTGCGGTTCCCGAAGCAACCTGTCATCTTTCAGGGTTCGAACGGCGCCTGGTTGCTCGGTCGTTCGGTGCGTCGCTGCTCGTGTTGA
- the lysX gene encoding lysine biosynthesis protein LysX yields MERVRVGLVYGLLRTEERLLIAALEARGAVVERLLDRQVRLEATAPPPQYDVVVGRSVSQQRGLHVASIFEAWGIPVVNPTRVLEVCNDKLRTTALLAGAGIPQPRVIVAFSPEEALVAADELGYPVVVKPPLGSWGRLLARVNSRRALEELVRHKRLLGGFHHGTLYIQEWVPKPGRDIRAFVVGEETICAIYRSAQHWVTNTARGGRASNCPVTPELAELCSRVARAVGGGVLAVDVLEHPERGYLVNEVNATMEFRNSIAPTGVDIPGRVADYVLAVARAQRPATLLAASH; encoded by the coding sequence GTGGAGCGCGTACGGGTCGGCCTGGTCTACGGTCTCTTGCGAACGGAAGAACGGTTGTTGATCGCGGCGCTCGAAGCTCGCGGCGCCGTGGTCGAGCGCCTGCTCGACCGGCAGGTGCGGCTGGAGGCCACTGCGCCGCCGCCGCAGTACGACGTCGTGGTCGGTCGCTCGGTGAGCCAGCAGCGCGGTCTGCACGTGGCGAGCATCTTCGAGGCCTGGGGGATCCCCGTCGTCAACCCGACGCGGGTCCTCGAGGTCTGCAACGACAAGCTCCGCACGACCGCGCTCCTGGCCGGAGCCGGTATCCCTCAGCCGCGCGTCATCGTCGCCTTCAGCCCCGAGGAGGCGCTGGTGGCAGCCGACGAGCTCGGCTATCCGGTCGTCGTCAAGCCGCCGCTGGGGTCCTGGGGGCGACTCCTGGCCCGTGTCAACAGTCGGCGGGCGCTCGAGGAGCTCGTGCGGCACAAGCGCCTGCTCGGCGGATTCCACCACGGGACGCTCTATATCCAGGAGTGGGTGCCCAAGCCGGGACGCGACATCCGGGCCTTCGTCGTCGGTGAGGAGACGATCTGCGCCATCTACCGGAGCGCGCAGCATTGGGTGACGAATACCGCGCGTGGCGGCCGTGCCTCGAACTGTCCGGTGACACCGGAACTCGCCGAACTGTGCAGCCGTGTCGCGCGGGCGGTCGGCGGCGGTGTGCTGGCCGTCGACGTGCTGGAACACCCGGAGCGCGGCTACCTGGTGAACGAGGTCAACGCGACGATGGAGTTCCGCAACTCGATCGCACCGACCGGCGTGGACATTCCCGGTCGCGTCGCCGATTACGTGCTCGCGGTGGCCCGGGCACAGCGCCCGGCGACGCTCCTGGCTGCCTCGCACTAG
- a CDS encoding DUF5615 family PIN-like protein — translation MKLLVDENIPRSVIQILVDAGHDVRAVGTVARGATDAEVVGLAVREGRVIVTADKNFAELAVRLPGCPSIVLARLTSVASPQHVAECIRKALACVDRESGVLVVVEPGRIRVRRW, via the coding sequence ATGAAACTGCTCGTCGACGAGAACATTCCCCGGTCGGTCATCCAGATACTGGTCGACGCTGGCCACGACGTGCGCGCCGTCGGCACCGTCGCCCGGGGTGCGACCGATGCCGAGGTCGTGGGGCTTGCCGTTCGCGAGGGCCGGGTCATCGTCACCGCCGATAAAAACTTCGCGGAACTCGCTGTACGTCTCCCCGGTTGCCCCTCGATCGTGCTCGCACGCTTGACTAGCGTAGCGAGTCCTCAGCACGTCGCCGAGTGCATACGGAAAGCGCTCGCCTGTGTGGATCGCGAGAGCGGCGTGCTCGTCGTGGTCGAACCGGGTCGCATTCGGGTGCGGCGCTGGTAA